The window CATGCTTCAGGGCTGGCAGGAAGGTCTGCCTGCAAATCATCAAGCAAGCAACAGACGAGTGTAATTGCGATGTTTTCATAAGTATATGAATTAAAAATTGCAATTTACCATTCTCCAATAACAGGATTGCCAGATAGGTCAATGCCAACCACTCCAAAATTCTTCAGATCCATTGCTAAATTAACCTGTTAAGATAGACGATATCTGGATTAAGCAGTGTTCAAATTGActactaaaataaataatgaaagatTAGCAGATGGTGTGGCGACAGAACTGTTTCCAATGCTGCTGCAGTTGTCTCACGACGGTCAATACTCAGAAGAAGACGTACATAGATCTTTTTCCTCTTTATGGGACTGCCTATACAGTTTAGTGGAGTAGCTTCTGAACAGTTCACATTGCTCGTGCCAGATGTATCAAAGTCAACATCAACAGTATCAACGGCTCTTATGCCGTCAATGACTGCTTTCATATATGAGCATTTGGTCATCCCTTTAGCCTCATTTTTCTGCAATATCAGAAAACAAAGAACAAGGAAATGTGCACTTCTTGATTGTTACATCTAGCATAGTCAAAACTTGATTTTCCATTGTTAAGACAAGCATATGACAGACAATATACCTTTGGAGTTGTTCTTAATTCAAGATAGACAACATTCTCAGCAGCAAAATCTTCAATGACCTATTATGAAGCATGATGCAGGATTAAGTGACATAAAGAATAAGGTCTCTGAACAGGTGTGCATAGGACATACTTCCTTGGTGATTCTTGTTACAGTTTGATGGTCAGTAGTAAGTAGGTGATACAAGTCAAAAAGCTTGAAGCATTCTGGCAAAGATCGACCATCTGCATTAAATGTTCAATTAAAAAATTCCAAAGCAGTTATGACCAATATTGAATTAGTATATTATTGTGGTCACCACGAATTATCATGATTTTTCGTTGTCCTAAAGAGTATCTTAAGACATAATTTTTAAATCTTAGAATCAAATGCAGAGGGAGtctcagtttttttttctttttcttttctttttacattCAAAAAGGATCCTACAGGTTTATTAAAGGTGGATATGATGTGGAATAATGTTTACtaaagaaaatctaaaagatGAAGTGGAAACCAAAATAATGTTAGATCCAATGAACATGTTTAATACAGTTTGCTCAAATTATCAattgaaaatgataatttttGGTGCACTAGCAAAATCCAGCAGCTAAGCAAACCACACTGACTGTGACTTTTACAATGTATGTCATGGCAAATTTCAAATAAAAGATTCATAAATACTCAATTTTCAAGCAACTTTTCATAGTGGAGACTGGTGGTAAGATTGTTGTAAGTAATATCATTGAGTTCAGGTAAATTTAACACCTAGAAGAAGAATAACGaaaatttccaaattaattaattaaaagttacAGGATGAATAAGACCACCATAGGTAAGATACAGTTATATAACAGGAATATCTGGAAATCCATAATCTCATAAATGGAAATGCTTCTGTGTCTTGGTTTTTCCCTTACTACGGAAAGGTAATTCATGGCAAAGGCTGAACAAAAGTTACAGAGATGTAGGGGATTGTACTTTTTAGACAAAATAATAGAAAACTGAAGTTTGCTAAAGAAACGTAAACAAATCATCTAAGATTTAAAATTTCAGCTCAAATTagataatcacaagagaataaaatATGCATATTATCAGCTCCATAATAGCAACAATTGAAATAAGGAAAACCAGAAGATCGGAGTATCAATTACTTTTCATAATAACATGCACAACATCCTCAAAAGCAATGACACCTTTCTCGCCCAAATCTTTTGCAAGCTCTCTGAAGAAGAAATTTCATTGAGAAAAGTCACACAAAAGAAAAATAAGCCATATAAAGTGTTCTTCTGATAGCACAACTGTACTAGCCTTATGATTGGCAGACTCCATGCGACCTTGAAAACGTCATAAACTTGACAGATAGGTGTTGGTTTTACTTGATAATTAAACTGATCTAACAAGTGCAATTTGACCTTCTAATTATACAACCGTACCAAGACAACTAGCCTTTTGCATTACAAGCAACAATTATAATAATCCACTCCCACTTAGTAGTACAAAAGTCAAACTaacagggaaaaaaaaagacataTAGAAAGGAAATAATTTCTAAAGTCAAAACATCCATATATGTTTAGATGTtgatcttttttgttttctttatttttatgtgtCACTCGGACACTTATTGTCCTGTAGCTACCTAAAACCATGAGTACCTTAAATTCCTTTGTCTCGGCCTTTTACATGATGCAATATCAGCAATCcacctttttttttcaaaaaaaacaaaaaatcagcAATCCACCTCATGGCCAGTCCTGTGGATATAATTTGCTTTAAGGTACTCCTAAATGTTATGCAACTTGAATTTTCGAGATCGTTCCCGACATCCCAAGGCGGGctacaaaaatatcaaaataataaagtgAATAGCCTCAATTCTTCTATCAATGTTAGGGTGATGAAAAATCCCCAAAACTTAGGAAGGAGGGAATACGATTCTCACTATCCTGCAAAAGCTCAAGCATGAAATTAGGGGTGCGATACATGATTCTATGTAGCTATTACGTGATGAAGAATGGTTCGGTGGAGCCAAAATCTATAGCTACGGAGAGACATGGGTGGTAGGAGACGAGTAGTCAGAGGAGGAAAAAGATGGGAAGATCTCACAGTAGCGTGGAGTCTCTGACCGAGCCATTGAGGTGGGCATGGAGCTCGATCTTGGGCAGCTCTCGGCACCACTCCATGAGCCCCATGTCTCCGCCTCcttccatcctctctctctctctctctctctctctctccgcccccTTATCCTAGCGGTCGTCGATTGGGCTGGGAAACGGTCTTTCCCACTTCCCTCGGCTCATTTTCGGCGCCCTATGGGACCCACTTACGAGGTTATTGGATTTCACCATGACGATCAGACGGGTAGGATGCGCTCAAAAACAAAGTTTTCTCATACCAGACCAACGTGATCGCCTTGTCTACCTCCCTCAAGATTGATCCCAAACGTGAGCCCCGCGGGACCAGCATTCGGCAGTGTCACTGTTTTGTACGGTGTATCTGAAACAGGTAGGAAGAGCGACCACTGGCGAgtcaaaagtcaaaaaaaaaatcttataataaaatGATTCTTACTTCGTAAGCATAAAATGATTTTAGGACAATTTATCAAATGACATATTTACTGTTTATTTTTAATCGAATGGcaccatataatttatttttacccAATGACTTTTCTTTTCataaatatcaaatttattttatttttaattttttaaattgattTAGATCAAACTAATTTAAGGTAATGAATCGATTTAGACCAATAAACCAATTTGACTCAACCCTTCCCCTATCCTCCTCGTACTCTATCTATCGTCTCCTCTTATTCCATTGGCTCTTTATAGTTTTTTAGAAAACAGAaaggatttaaaattaaaataaataaaataaaatttattttacaaaataattttacctaattagattttaaaatttttaaaaatattttacatgtgtaaatgatttttaaaaaataagttaataaatttaataaatataataatactttattaagtctaactatcaatataaataatatgattatatatcatcaatatcatacttccTTCTATATATTACAATATTATTAGCCTTTCTTAACGTAGTCCAAAAtgattcatgtaatttattttattaaaaagttttttttatcatatttaacaaTAATAtgtgtaaatataaatataaacagaATAGCATAAAGAAATAATTTTAGTTAcataaataagaatatcaattataatgtccCCTCAAATATACATCACTATAACTGTTTTGAATTATTTACAAACCTCATCTTTAAATACTTTAGGTTACAAGATATCAATAAATGGATCAACAATTAATATAGTGAAACTTAGGTTCTCAATAAATATTGGTTATTTTTGAATTCTTTCTTTAACCACCAACTACTTTATGTCGATATGGTTAGGTTCAATATAGtacttatcattatcgaaaaaggAAACTATTAGactgattaaaaaatatttttagtgaCTTGATAATTGATTATGACTATCCCAAgtcctaaaataaaatttcaCATCCACAAAATTTGATTAATGGCCTCAAAACATATCATGTAATTAgcttttattattgataatataataataaattaatttatactTTTGTTATAAATAGTTCTTTTAGCTTATATAAGTATAAATCATAAAGTGGACTTCTTACTattgaaataatttataaaatcatcatataaaatatCATTATTTCAAGTTGATCTAGTCTCTTGTGTCTAAGCATATAATCCTTTATCCAttataaatatcttattattttctttataatcttctaatattttatttttgaaaactTTAATATCTATTGGCATTCtaactataaaattgatatctTATTATTCCCACCTTTAGAGATATGTATTAATTAATAGaattttcttgaatttaaaaaaaataatggtaTTATAAAGTttgtttaatgtcataaataaattttttaacttGCAAACcagttttttttccttctctactAATCCTTTAGTTTatttctattgaatctcagattttgatgatgaaatcaactgGTAAATTGTTTAACCTAATCTATgggttgagaaaagtatgtaggattaactacgatagtcgtaaggcataaagcatataATGCACTAGAAGTgtgtcgggagctcgccgagagcttGTCTGAAGATcgctaagagttcatcgggagttcgtcgaaagctcgttggaagatcgccgagagttcgttagaagattGCTGATAGTTCAccggaagactcgccgagaagttcgctgaagaatcaccgagagaaaaatcgacatacatactaattgcttgccttaatcgtagttagaacattagttgagttaggatcgagaagtaatcccactaacttagtcaagggccaactaggcccttaacagggctgaattgagcctgattgaatagcccattcagcatttGAAATCACGGCCCTCGGTAGCaccgctagggccggtggtggcactgcttgggactcGATTTCCAAGGtgttctgggtagtggtaccacatagactaggcaatggtaccgccgttgtcaagcgatggtaccactagagctcagtctccaagctctatcaagcggtggtactgcccagattgagctgtggtaccacccagatagagctgtggtaccgcctagtgttagttagaaagtggtagtatcgcccaataatggcagtggtactgctagtacctcgaaatccggggaattgacactttttggctttaattcagaagccattggggcatataaataccccaccattttttgtatgaaaaggcacaaaagtgttaacataatcttgaattcttgggaaagtgttgtaaaagtgagaagagtcctcccctccctctcttagctttataaCCATCCATGAAAGAGGAGtgaagcttgtaagggttatctcttaaactcggtaaaaggagaaagagctgtaaaaggtggttggtctttgcctattgaaggaagaccattagtggatgctgctgATCACGgcggaggaggaatcaaacgtggatgtaggtcataatgatcgaaccactctaaattatggtttgtaTTTCCATTTGAGCAATTTTCATTACTGTaatcttccttaactttctctttacacttttatgaacgctttcaagtttaatatcttttcgaAACAAATAtaatcgaaacaaatattttttgaaataaataatttttccactatactaattcacaccccccccctcttagtgtcactcttgatcctaagaattagtattagagcccgattactctcatttggtttgaaacccaagagagatgatatttaccagcaaccaagagggccactcaatTACACATtcgcctatgttcaatggaacatattacacctattgaaagactagaatgagaatttttctaatttctatggatctcaaattatggaacattgtagaaaatggcttttgaaagtcttctcttccaatggatgattggaatgagttggagaagaagactttcactttaaatgccaaggctaaatgccttgttttgtgctttcgataaaaatgagtttaattgagtattaatttgtgaaatgacttttgatatttggcacatactcgaagttactcacgaaggcactagtagagtaaatgagtcaaaaattaatcttttagtcgatacttatgagttgtttcggatgaaaccgagtgagagtattggagacatgtacacctgatttacgaatgtcgtcaatggtctaaaaagacttagtaaaagtttttctaatttcgaacttgttaataaaatcttgagatcccttccagagagttgggatcctaaagtaactactATTCGAGAAGCaaatgatttaaataacttccctctcgaagaaaTTATCAGGACACtagtgacctatgagatgacttgcaatgctaatgaagagcttgagaactaccttccaaagaacaagaaggatatgatactaagaactcatgaaaaccacttgaaagaaaattcaagtgatgaggactatgatgaagacttggcactattgataagaaagtttaaaaaatttataaaaaggaataaatttaaaaatgacactaaaaataaaattgaacccaagaaagaataaattatatACTGTGAATGCAAGAaactgggacatttcaaaa of the Musa acuminata AAA Group cultivar baxijiao chromosome BXJ2-10, Cavendish_Baxijiao_AAA, whole genome shotgun sequence genome contains:
- the LOC135624242 gene encoding N6-mAMP deaminase-like isoform X3; this encodes MKNGRSLPECFKLFDLYHLLTTDHQTVTRITKEVIEDFAAENVVYLELRTTPKKNEAKGMTKCSYMKAVIDGIRAVDTVDVDFDTSGTSNVNCSEATPLNCIGSPIKRKKIYVRLLLSIDRRETTAAALETVNLAMDLKNFGVVGIDLSGNPVIGEWQTFLPALKHAKELGLPITLHCGEVPNHKEIQAMLDICPQRIGHACFLVEEEWKRVKFLKIPVEICLTSNIRTERFSSIYDHFFADLYKAKHQVALCTDDSGLFSTTLSNEFYLAASTFGLNKDEMFLLARSAIQSTFADDEVKHELTKIFDDAANRLII
- the LOC135624242 gene encoding N6-mAMP deaminase-like isoform X1: MEGGGDMGLMEWCRELPKIELHAHLNGSVRDSTLLELAKDLGEKGVIAFEDVVHVIMKNGRSLPECFKLFDLYHLLTTDHQTVTRITKEVIEDFAAENVVYLELRTTPKKNEAKGMTKCSYMKAVIDGIRAVDTVDVDFDTSGTSNVNCSEATPLNCIGSPIKRKKIYVRLLLSIDRRETTAAALETVNLAMDLKNFGVVGIDLSGNPVIGEWQTFLPALKHAKELGLPITLHCGEVPNHKEIQAMLDICPQRIGHACFLVEEEWKRVKFLKIPVEICLTSNIRTERFSSIYDHFFADLYKAKHQVALCTDDSGLFSTTLSNEFYLAASTFGLNKDEMFLLARSAIQSTFADDEVKHELTKIFDDAANRLII
- the LOC135624242 gene encoding N6-mAMP deaminase-like isoform X2, producing MPTSMARSETPRYYGRSLPECFKLFDLYHLLTTDHQTVTRITKEVIEDFAAENVVYLELRTTPKKNEAKGMTKCSYMKAVIDGIRAVDTVDVDFDTSGTSNVNCSEATPLNCIGSPIKRKKIYVRLLLSIDRRETTAAALETVNLAMDLKNFGVVGIDLSGNPVIGEWQTFLPALKHAKELGLPITLHCGEVPNHKEIQAMLDICPQRIGHACFLVEEEWKRVKFLKIPVEICLTSNIRTERFSSIYDHFFADLYKAKHQVALCTDDSGLFSTTLSNEFYLAASTFGLNKDEMFLLARSAIQSTFADDEVKHELTKIFDDAANRLII